The Deltaproteobacteria bacterium genome window below encodes:
- the hemC gene encoding hydroxymethylbilane synthase: MNAPRSTLRIATRGSELALWQAHFVRDTLRRLHGEALEVELVVVTTDGDRIQDRPLHEVGGKGLFVKAIEERLLAGEAELAVHSMKDLPAELPRELVIAATPPREDPRDALVGAAGASLAELPAGTRVGTGSLRRAALVARINPTVKVMPLRGNVPTRVRKVDDGELDAVILAGAGLRRLGLHARISEFIDVERMCPSPTQGILALQCRRDDPRTQALVAPMSDPTAAVQAAAERGFLQRLQAGCTVPVGAYAELLGDEVRVRGIIVGDGGEPYFAAAERGPASEAAAIGARLAEALLDMGAHVVLSR; the protein is encoded by the coding sequence ATGAACGCACCTCGATCGACCCTGCGCATCGCCACCCGCGGCTCCGAGCTCGCGCTGTGGCAGGCCCACTTCGTACGCGACACGCTGCGGCGCCTGCACGGTGAGGCGCTGGAGGTCGAGCTGGTGGTCGTCACCACCGACGGCGACCGCATCCAGGATCGACCGCTGCACGAGGTCGGCGGCAAGGGCCTGTTCGTGAAGGCGATCGAGGAGCGGCTGCTGGCCGGCGAGGCCGAGCTGGCGGTCCACAGCATGAAGGACCTGCCGGCCGAGCTGCCGCGCGAGCTGGTGATCGCTGCGACCCCGCCGCGCGAGGACCCGCGCGACGCCCTCGTCGGGGCCGCGGGCGCGAGCTTGGCCGAGCTGCCCGCCGGCACGCGCGTCGGCACCGGCAGCCTGCGCCGCGCGGCCCTGGTCGCGCGCATCAACCCGACGGTGAAGGTGATGCCGCTGCGGGGCAACGTCCCCACGCGGGTGCGCAAGGTCGACGACGGCGAGCTCGACGCGGTGATCCTCGCGGGCGCGGGCCTGCGTCGGCTCGGTCTGCACGCGCGCATCAGCGAGTTCATCGACGTCGAGCGCATGTGTCCGTCGCCGACGCAGGGCATCCTCGCGCTGCAGTGCCGGCGCGACGATCCGCGCACGCAGGCCCTGGTCGCACCCATGTCCGACCCGACCGCGGCGGTGCAGGCCGCCGCCGAGCGCGGCTTCCTGCAGCGCCTGCAGGCCGGCTGCACGGTGCCGGTGGGCGCCTACGCGGAGCTGCTCGGCGACGAGGTGCGCGTGCGCGGGATCATCGTCGGCGACGGCGGCGAGCCCTACTTCGCGGCGGCCGAGCGCGGCCCCGCGAGCGAGGCCGCGGCAATCGGCGCGCGGCTGGCCGAGGCGCTGCTCGACATGGGCGCGCACGTGGTGCTCTCGCGCTAG
- a CDS encoding putative DNA-binding domain-containing protein, translating to MTLAELQALFWRAIRWPTGIDDFLRESDDATRAAFEAAFAETPAFDRRARMEVYAEAYFWRLHDVLRDHFGLLARLLGPDRFRNLATDYVWQCPSQDPDIRRFGARLPAFVAAHAEGLRVPGLAGVAAIEWAMVRALDVPQPDAPLARAELLARPPEAWPSLRLASMPSVAIERTELPFLAMWRAFDADADTLPLPSPGVARAVLVWREQLAVMVRELDDDEADALSRLRGGCAFDELCEGRSPEQVVAWLQRWIDDALVRPDAGVERSAPR from the coding sequence GTGACGTTGGCCGAGCTGCAGGCGCTGTTCTGGCGCGCGATCCGGTGGCCGACCGGCATCGACGACTTCCTACGCGAGTCCGACGACGCCACGCGGGCCGCGTTCGAGGCCGCCTTCGCCGAGACCCCGGCGTTCGATCGACGCGCGCGCATGGAGGTCTACGCCGAGGCCTACTTCTGGCGCCTGCACGACGTGCTGCGCGATCACTTCGGCCTGCTCGCGCGGCTGCTCGGACCCGACCGCTTCCGCAACCTCGCGACCGACTACGTGTGGCAGTGCCCGTCGCAGGACCCCGACATCCGCCGCTTCGGCGCGCGCCTGCCCGCCTTCGTGGCCGCCCACGCCGAGGGCCTGCGCGTGCCCGGGCTCGCCGGCGTGGCGGCGATCGAGTGGGCGATGGTGCGGGCGCTCGACGTGCCCCAGCCGGACGCGCCGCTGGCTCGCGCCGAGCTGCTCGCGCGACCGCCGGAGGCGTGGCCGTCGCTGCGCCTGGCGAGCATGCCGAGCGTGGCGATCGAGCGCACCGAGTTGCCGTTCCTGGCGATGTGGCGGGCCTTCGACGCCGACGCGGACACGCTGCCGCTGCCGTCCCCGGGTGTCGCGCGAGCGGTGCTGGTGTGGCGCGAGCAGCTGGCGGTCATGGTCCGCGAGCTCGACGACGACGAGGCCGACGCGCTGTCACGCCTGCGCGGCGGCTGTGCATTCGACGAGCTGTGCGAGGGCCGAAGCCCCGAGCAGGTCGTCGCGTGGCTGCAGCGGTGGATCGACGACGCGCTGGTGCGCCCCGACGCCGGGGTCGAGCGGTCGGCGCCGCGCTAG
- a CDS encoding DUF692 domain-containing protein — MRELPRRHLGHGVGLRVPHFDRALGEGLGVPVVEAISENFFGGGGRPMVVLERVRADAEVVLHGVSLAIGSVTPPREDYLARLETLVDRIQPAWVGDHLCWGALGHHHAHDLLPLPYTEEALAHVVARVLQVQERLHRRLVLENVSSYVGYRHSTMPEWEFVAEVARRADAWLLLDVNNVLVSATNFEFDPARYIDALPGERIVQLHLANHTDRGHYKFDSHRGAVPEAVWQLHAQVVRRHGPITTIVEWDDEVPPWPQLAAQAARAQANEAAALGSVVR; from the coding sequence ATGCGCGAGCTCCCCCGACGACATCTCGGCCACGGCGTGGGCCTGCGGGTGCCCCACTTCGATCGTGCGCTCGGCGAGGGGCTCGGGGTGCCGGTGGTCGAGGCCATCAGCGAGAACTTCTTCGGCGGCGGCGGACGACCGATGGTGGTGCTCGAGCGCGTCCGCGCCGACGCCGAGGTGGTGCTGCACGGCGTGTCGCTCGCGATCGGCTCGGTCACGCCGCCGCGCGAGGACTACCTCGCGCGGCTCGAAACGCTGGTCGATCGCATCCAGCCGGCGTGGGTCGGCGATCACCTGTGCTGGGGCGCGCTCGGCCACCACCACGCCCACGACCTGTTGCCGCTGCCCTACACCGAGGAGGCGCTCGCGCACGTGGTCGCGCGCGTGCTGCAGGTGCAGGAGCGCCTGCACCGACGGCTCGTGCTCGAGAACGTCTCGAGCTACGTCGGCTACCGCCACAGCACCATGCCGGAGTGGGAGTTCGTGGCCGAGGTCGCGCGACGGGCCGATGCCTGGCTGCTGCTCGACGTCAACAACGTGCTGGTGAGCGCGACCAACTTCGAGTTCGACCCCGCGCGATACATCGACGCGCTGCCGGGTGAGCGCATCGTGCAGCTGCACCTGGCGAACCACACCGATCGCGGGCACTACAAGTTCGACTCCCACCGCGGTGCGGTGCCCGAGGCGGTGTGGCAGCTGCACGCGCAGGTCGTGCGCCGCCACGGCCCGATCACCACCATCGTCGAGTGGGACGACGAGGTCCCGCCGTGGCCTCAGCTGGCCGCCCAAGCCGCGCGCGCGCAGGCCAACGAGGCCGCGGCGCTGGGGAGCGTCGTGCGGTGA
- a CDS encoding YdcF family protein, with amino-acid sequence MSWCSAAVALDRHGAAQSPAWSHGDAIVVLGCRVGDDGYASAALAARARRAAELYHRGFAPRIVTTGGVGAGDVAEADAAAEVLERLGVPDEAIVRERRSTSTHGNAIEAAALLGPARVVIVSDAYHLFRARRVFARAFTEVDAVPSEPDDGSVRVVGALREVAAVAVYAARGRL; translated from the coding sequence GTGTCGTGGTGCAGCGCCGCGGTCGCGCTCGATCGCCATGGCGCGGCGCAGTCACCCGCGTGGTCGCACGGCGACGCGATCGTCGTGCTGGGCTGTCGTGTGGGCGACGACGGCTACGCCAGCGCTGCGCTGGCCGCCCGTGCGCGGCGTGCCGCCGAGCTGTACCACCGCGGCTTCGCGCCGCGGATCGTCACCACCGGCGGTGTCGGTGCGGGCGACGTCGCCGAGGCCGACGCCGCCGCCGAGGTGCTCGAACGGCTCGGCGTGCCCGACGAAGCGATCGTCCGCGAGCGGCGATCGACCTCGACCCACGGCAACGCGATCGAGGCGGCCGCGCTGTTGGGCCCCGCGCGGGTCGTGATCGTGAGCGACGCGTACCACCTGTTCCGCGCGCGGCGGGTCTTCGCCCGCGCGTTCACGGAGGTCGATGCGGTGCCGAGCGAGCCCGACGACGGCAGCGTGCGCGTCGTCGGGGCCCTGCGCGAGGTGGCCGCGGTGGCGGTCTACGCCGCGCGCGGCCGGCTGTAG
- a CDS encoding NAD-dependent protein deacetylase: MSDARVDRPDEALARAITLLRGRTVAVLSGAGISTESGIPDYRGPGTTARARQPIRFQEYAASAEGRARYWARAMVGWPRFAAAAPNEGHRAIASLQRRGVVDGLITQNVDELHQRAGSPSVIELHGTLHRVRCLECGGLEPRTQVHARVVADNPELEHARVHDPEAAEVRPDGDVELPTRLLAGFRPPSCLRCGGRLKPDVVFFGESVPAEVVEHAHACLSAADALLVVGSSLAVFSGYRFVRRASERGQPIVIVNLGATRGDDYASIRVDARAGEVLPALAAAL, encoded by the coding sequence ATGTCCGACGCCCGCGTCGACCGCCCGGACGAGGCCCTCGCGAGGGCGATCACACTGCTGCGCGGCCGCACCGTCGCGGTGCTGAGCGGCGCCGGCATCAGTACCGAGTCGGGCATCCCCGACTACCGTGGGCCCGGCACCACCGCGCGCGCGCGCCAGCCGATCCGCTTCCAGGAGTATGCCGCCAGCGCCGAGGGCCGCGCGCGCTACTGGGCGCGGGCGATGGTCGGCTGGCCGCGCTTCGCCGCCGCGGCCCCCAACGAGGGCCACCGCGCGATCGCATCGCTGCAGCGCCGCGGCGTGGTCGATGGCCTCATCACGCAGAACGTCGACGAGCTGCACCAACGCGCCGGCTCGCCGTCGGTGATCGAGCTGCACGGCACGCTGCACCGCGTGCGCTGCCTCGAGTGCGGCGGACTCGAGCCGCGCACGCAGGTACACGCGCGAGTGGTGGCCGACAACCCCGAGCTCGAGCACGCGCGCGTGCACGACCCCGAGGCCGCCGAGGTCCGCCCCGACGGCGACGTCGAGCTGCCGACACGACTGCTGGCGGGCTTCCGGCCGCCTTCGTGCCTGCGCTGCGGCGGTCGACTCAAGCCCGACGTGGTGTTCTTCGGCGAGAGCGTGCCGGCCGAGGTGGTCGAGCACGCCCATGCCTGTCTGTCGGCCGCCGACGCGCTGCTGGTGGTCGGCAGCTCGCTGGCGGTGTTCTCGGGCTACCGCTTCGTGCGGCGGGCGAGCGAGCGCGGGCAGCCGATCGTCATCGTCAACCTCGGCGCCACCCGAGGCGACGACTACGCCAGCATTCGCGTGGACGCGCGGGCCGGCGAGGTACTGCCGGCGCTCGCGGCCGCGCTGTGA
- a CDS encoding redoxin domain-containing protein — MKPVVVAIALLAAACTRSAATATEGAPPVTAATMPIAPPESSPPAQTPAQTPVATAAIGQPAPAFDLVDTEGQHHGLADGKGKLLVLEWWNPGCPFVKYAHGEGPLRDMAEQEAKAGVVWLAINSGAPGKQGAGADNSREGARGFGMAHPVLLDEDGAVGHAYGATKTPHVFLIDGEGKLLYRGAIDNAPIGEVDGGGAYRNHLAQALAEVRAGKPVSVPETPSYGCSVKYAK; from the coding sequence ATGAAGCCCGTCGTCGTCGCGATCGCCCTGCTCGCTGCCGCGTGCACCCGCTCCGCCGCCACCGCCACCGAGGGCGCGCCGCCGGTGACGGCCGCGACGATGCCGATCGCGCCGCCCGAGTCGAGCCCGCCCGCGCAGACCCCCGCGCAGACGCCCGTCGCGACCGCGGCCATCGGTCAGCCCGCGCCGGCCTTCGATCTCGTCGACACCGAGGGTCAGCACCACGGCCTCGCCGACGGCAAGGGCAAGCTGCTGGTGCTCGAGTGGTGGAACCCGGGTTGCCCATTCGTGAAGTACGCCCACGGCGAGGGCCCGCTGCGCGACATGGCCGAGCAGGAGGCGAAGGCCGGTGTGGTGTGGCTGGCGATCAACTCGGGCGCGCCCGGCAAGCAGGGCGCCGGCGCCGACAACAGCCGCGAGGGCGCGCGCGGCTTCGGCATGGCGCACCCGGTGCTGCTCGACGAGGACGGCGCGGTCGGCCACGCCTACGGCGCGACCAAGACCCCGCACGTGTTCCTCATCGACGGCGAGGGCAAGCTGCTCTACCGCGGCGCGATCGACAACGCGCCCATCGGCGAGGTCGACGGTGGCGGTGCCTACCGCAACCACCTCGCACAGGCGCTCGCCGAGGTGCGCGCGGGCAAGCCCGTGAGCGTGCCCGAGACGCCGTCGTACGGCTGCTCGGTGAAGTACGCCAAGTGA
- the lnt gene encoding apolipoprotein N-acyltransferase — translation MKLPRPEPKRVLLAGLSAVGMVLSCPNYDQFWLGFVMWIPYFAAIEGLSARRAFRYGWLVGIITVFWGFFWMSQLLVKFADFSVPAATPVTFLFALWHGLLWGLSALVITKLRARVDWPLWIVAPAVWVGVEATLPNIFPIYMAHAWCWQPLLIQTADLGGVTMVSGIMVATNAALYTLLRARLDAKPIARRDVIAAVTLLVGNPIYGALRLAQLHAAIDDAPTVRFGVVQGNMSIRQMAHPEWRRWVLDNEQQMTAALEAQGAEVALWGETAYPNPRAFTRDRTTDLPPDHPWRVKRGFDIPIIFGAVTRESQGGSPYPYNSAILLDRAGTVAGRYDKVYRLMFGEYAPLVSPEWYLKQVPSASHIAQGAGPGVLPLGPWRLGPFVCYEDILPRYVRETAAQEVNAFVNLTNDAWFGKTEEPGQHLGLAVFRAVEHRKPMVRAVNTGVSVYIDPTGAAHHRTEVTDPDIDGPQPPDGFVVDVPMMDPQHRTIYGYTGELFDAICVGLVVFMWTRRRRDAGTAAAAAVG, via the coding sequence TTGAAGCTGCCGCGACCCGAGCCCAAGCGCGTGCTGCTGGCTGGCCTCTCGGCCGTCGGCATGGTGCTGTCGTGCCCGAACTACGATCAGTTCTGGCTCGGCTTCGTCATGTGGATCCCGTACTTCGCCGCGATCGAGGGGCTGTCGGCGCGTCGTGCGTTCCGCTACGGCTGGCTGGTCGGCATCATCACGGTCTTCTGGGGCTTCTTCTGGATGAGCCAGCTGCTGGTGAAGTTCGCCGACTTCTCGGTGCCGGCGGCGACCCCCGTGACGTTCCTATTCGCGCTGTGGCATGGCCTGCTGTGGGGCCTCTCGGCGCTGGTCATCACCAAGCTGCGCGCGCGGGTCGACTGGCCGCTGTGGATCGTCGCGCCGGCGGTGTGGGTCGGCGTCGAGGCCACGCTGCCGAACATCTTTCCCATCTACATGGCGCACGCGTGGTGCTGGCAGCCGCTGCTGATCCAGACCGCCGATCTCGGCGGCGTGACCATGGTCAGCGGCATCATGGTCGCGACCAACGCTGCGCTCTACACGTTGCTGCGGGCGCGGCTCGACGCCAAGCCCATCGCGCGTCGCGACGTCATCGCAGCCGTGACGCTGCTGGTGGGCAACCCCATCTACGGTGCGCTACGGCTCGCGCAGCTGCACGCGGCCATCGACGACGCACCGACGGTGCGCTTCGGGGTCGTGCAGGGCAACATGAGCATCCGCCAGATGGCCCACCCCGAGTGGCGGCGGTGGGTGCTCGACAACGAACAACAGATGACCGCCGCGCTCGAGGCCCAGGGCGCCGAGGTGGCGCTGTGGGGCGAGACCGCGTACCCCAACCCGCGCGCGTTCACCCGCGATCGCACCACCGATCTCCCGCCCGATCATCCATGGCGGGTGAAGCGGGGCTTCGACATCCCGATCATCTTCGGCGCGGTCACCCGCGAGAGCCAGGGCGGCTCGCCCTACCCCTACAACTCGGCGATCCTGCTCGATCGCGCGGGCACGGTCGCGGGCCGCTACGACAAGGTCTACCGGCTGATGTTCGGCGAGTACGCGCCGCTGGTGAGCCCCGAGTGGTACCTCAAGCAAGTGCCGTCGGCGTCGCACATCGCCCAGGGTGCGGGCCCCGGGGTGCTGCCGCTGGGACCGTGGCGACTGGGGCCGTTCGTCTGCTACGAGGACATCCTGCCCCGCTACGTGCGCGAGACCGCGGCGCAAGAGGTCAACGCATTCGTCAACCTCACCAACGACGCGTGGTTCGGCAAGACCGAGGAGCCCGGACAGCACCTGGGCCTGGCGGTGTTCCGCGCGGTCGAGCACCGCAAGCCGATGGTCCGCGCCGTGAACACCGGCGTCAGCGTGTACATCGATCCGACCGGCGCGGCGCACCACCGCACCGAGGTCACCGATCCCGACATCGACGGGCCACAGCCGCCCGATGGCTTCGTGGTCGACGTGCCGATGATGGACCCCCAACACCGCACGATCTATGGCTACACCGGCGAGCTGTTCGACGCGATCTGCGTGGGCCTCGTGGTGTTCATGTGGACGCGTCGGCGTCGCGACGCGGGCACCGCCGCGGCCGCTGCGGTAGGCTAG